A region from the Acidobacteriota bacterium genome encodes:
- a CDS encoding 30S ribosomal protein S15 translates to MATTSEAKQQLVGTYRIHPTDTGSPEVQVALLTDRITYLTEHFKTHAKDHHSRRGLLLLVGKRRRLLDYLKHEHPDRYRELIHKLGLRK, encoded by the coding sequence ATGGCGACCACATCTGAAGCCAAACAGCAACTGGTTGGAACCTACCGCATTCATCCCACCGATACCGGATCGCCGGAAGTTCAGGTAGCCCTCCTCACCGACCGCATCACGTATCTCACCGAGCATTTCAAGACGCACGCGAAGGATCACCATTCGCGGCGGGGTCTGTTGCTGCTGGTGGGCAAGCGCCGGCGTCTGCTCGACTATCTCAAGCACGAGCATCCGGACCGCTACCGGGAATTGATCCACAAGCTGGGCCTGCGCAAGTAG
- a CDS encoding PDZ domain-containing protein, whose amino-acid sequence MPSSRFSGLYVSGRTFALLIVIVGVVGAMAFYRAHTGTQDPEFGGITSSTEPALQASQVPALITLSKEQEMLAQRVEPAVVAVNVTARNAGEGDEMGGEGGELSPNNPLSQFFGQFGRQFPQRRPRFEQGLGSGIIISPDGYIVTNNHVVKGATNIRVTLTDRREFKARIVGMDELTDLAVIKIEATGLSNLPWGDSKALKQGDPVFAFGNPFQLNFTMTHGIVSGIGRRPAAAISNLRQPSDYIQTDAAINPGNSGGPLVNVLGQVVGVNSFIFTSTGSFSGESFAIPSRIARQVTEDLIKNGKVVRGFLGISIEDVTPELSSFFHVPPTTQGALVTDVTAGDPGANAGLKNGDVIVKFSGQPVDSSTELQLLTEGAPPGTKVKLGILRNGRPMTLEARLGNPPGAESRTAQNGTSAQPAKGAHLGVRLQTLTAQDREQHQIPPNIQGALITGVVPGGPAYNTAQIIPGEVITSVNRVPTATAEAVMNELEKLPPDQAVLLRVYIGRSGSLQAGGTYVLIHPEPAGGSGGPGGGR is encoded by the coding sequence ATGCCGTCGTCCCGCTTTTCCGGCCTCTACGTCAGCGGCCGAACGTTCGCGCTCCTGATCGTCATTGTTGGCGTCGTGGGGGCCATGGCCTTCTACCGTGCCCACACGGGCACGCAGGATCCAGAGTTTGGCGGCATCACCAGCTCGACCGAGCCGGCGCTGCAGGCTTCGCAGGTTCCTGCGCTCATCACGCTATCCAAAGAGCAGGAGATGCTGGCCCAGCGGGTTGAGCCGGCGGTGGTGGCGGTGAACGTGACCGCACGCAATGCGGGCGAAGGGGATGAGATGGGCGGGGAAGGCGGCGAGCTTTCGCCCAACAACCCGCTGTCGCAGTTCTTCGGACAGTTTGGGCGGCAGTTTCCGCAGCGCCGGCCGCGGTTTGAGCAGGGGCTGGGCAGCGGAATTATCATTTCGCCCGATGGCTACATCGTGACCAATAACCACGTGGTTAAAGGGGCGACGAACATTCGCGTGACGCTGACCGACCGGCGCGAATTCAAGGCCAGAATCGTGGGCATGGATGAGCTGACCGATCTGGCGGTCATCAAGATTGAGGCGACGGGATTGTCGAATCTGCCCTGGGGCGACTCGAAGGCGCTGAAGCAGGGGGATCCGGTGTTTGCGTTTGGCAATCCGTTTCAGCTCAACTTCACCATGACGCACGGCATTGTCAGCGGGATTGGCCGCCGTCCGGCGGCGGCCATCAGTAACTTGCGGCAGCCGTCGGATTACATCCAGACCGATGCCGCCATTAATCCCGGCAACTCGGGCGGGCCGCTGGTGAATGTGCTGGGGCAGGTGGTGGGGGTGAACTCGTTCATCTTCACCTCAACCGGCAGCTTCAGCGGGGAGTCGTTTGCGATTCCGAGCCGGATTGCGCGGCAGGTGACCGAAGACCTGATCAAGAACGGCAAGGTGGTACGGGGATTCCTGGGAATTTCGATTGAGGATGTGACGCCGGAGCTTTCGTCGTTTTTCCACGTGCCGCCGACGACGCAGGGGGCACTGGTGACGGATGTGACCGCAGGCGACCCGGGCGCCAACGCCGGGCTGAAGAATGGCGACGTGATCGTGAAGTTCAGTGGCCAGCCGGTGGATAGCTCGACCGAACTGCAACTGTTGACGGAAGGTGCGCCTCCGGGGACGAAGGTGAAGCTGGGGATTTTGCGCAATGGGCGGCCGATGACGCTGGAGGCGAGGCTGGGCAATCCGCCGGGGGCGGAAAGCCGAACGGCGCAAAACGGAACGTCGGCGCAGCCGGCGAAGGGCGCGCATCTGGGGGTGCGGCTGCAGACGCTGACGGCGCAGGACCGCGAGCAGCATCAGATTCCTCCGAATATTCAGGGCGCACTGATCACGGGCGTGGTGCCGGGCGGGCCGGCGTATAACACCGCGCAGATCATACCGGGTGAGGTGATCACCAGCGTCAACCGCGTGCCCACCGCGACCGCGGAAGCGGTGATGAACGAGTTGGAGAAGCTGCCGCCGGACCAGGCGGTGCTGCTGCGGGTCTACATTGGGCGGTCGGGGTCGTTGCAGGCGGGAGGGACGTACGTGCTCATTCACCCGGAGCCGGCAGGCGGCAGCGGAGGGCCTGGAGGAGGGCGGTGA
- a CDS encoding translation initiation factor IF-3, producing MRDFRPRRAPEPRTRINERIRSREVRVIDEAGTQLGVMAPQEALTMARQRTLDLVEVAPAANPPVCRIMDFGKYQYQMEKKAREARKNQKNVVIKEVKFRPNTDDHDYDFKKNNVLRFLEEGDKVKAVVQFRGREITHKEIGFQLIQKLLREVAPQAIVEFHPRMEGNALTAILSPKKA from the coding sequence ATCCGAGACTTCCGACCGCGCCGCGCACCCGAACCCCGAACCCGCATTAATGAACGCATCCGCTCCCGCGAAGTGCGCGTCATCGATGAAGCCGGCACTCAGTTGGGCGTGATGGCGCCCCAGGAAGCCTTGACCATGGCGCGCCAGCGCACCCTCGATCTGGTCGAAGTTGCTCCCGCCGCCAACCCTCCCGTTTGCCGGATCATGGACTTCGGCAAATATCAGTACCAGATGGAGAAGAAGGCGCGCGAGGCGCGCAAGAATCAGAAAAACGTCGTCATCAAAGAAGTGAAGTTCCGCCCCAACACCGACGATCACGACTATGACTTCAAGAAAAACAACGTCCTCCGCTTCCTCGAAGAGGGCGACAAGGTGAAGGCGGTGGTCCAGTTCCGCGGGCGCGAAATCACCCACAAGGAAATCGGCTTTCAGCTCATTCAGAAGCTGCTGCGGGAAGTCGCCCCCCAAGCCATCGTTGAATTTCATCCTCGCATGGAAGGCAACGCCCTCACCGCCATCCTCTCGCCCAAAAAAGCTTAA
- a CDS encoding 50S ribosomal protein L35, whose amino-acid sequence MPKLKTHRGAAKRFRSTGTGKIVRGHSGARHILTSKERKRKRKLDQDTLIDKADQRRVRRMIPYK is encoded by the coding sequence ATGCCCAAACTTAAGACTCATCGCGGCGCCGCCAAACGCTTCCGTTCCACCGGTACGGGCAAAATCGTGCGCGGTCACTCCGGCGCGCGCCACATCCTCACCAGCAAGGAGCGCAAGCGCAAGCGCAAGCTCGATCAGGACACCCTGATCGATAAGGCGGATCAGCGCCGTGTACGGCGCATGATCCCGTACAAGTAA
- a CDS encoding 50S ribosomal protein L20, translated as MPRVKRGTKRRDKRKKLLGLTKGYFLTKSKLYRSAKEASQRALKFAYSGRKQRKRQYRELWIVRINAAARQNEITYSQLMHGLQLAGVELDRKILADIAFHDPAGFTQIVQQAKTALASPAA; from the coding sequence ATGCCTCGAGTTAAACGCGGGACCAAACGGCGCGACAAGCGCAAAAAACTTCTCGGCCTCACCAAAGGCTACTTCCTCACCAAGAGCAAGCTCTACCGCTCCGCCAAAGAGGCCAGCCAGCGCGCCCTCAAGTTCGCCTACAGCGGCCGCAAGCAGCGCAAGCGCCAGTATCGTGAGCTCTGGATCGTGCGCATTAACGCCGCTGCCCGCCAGAACGAGATCACCTACAGTCAGCTCATGCACGGCCTGCAGCTCGCCGGCGTCGAGCTCGACCGCAAGATCCTGGCCGACATCGCCTTCCACGACCCCGCCGGCTTCACGCAAATCGTCCAGCAAGCCAAAACGGCGCTGGCCAGCCCGGCCGCGTAA
- a CDS encoding phenylalanine--tRNA ligase subunit alpha has translation MLADFHAALAHASDRDAWLSRKRGLITLLNDNWLRPAPKEFKRSLGARLNALRHATEVHFAAAVAKGDGTLRSAQREARPPEVDVTLPPPDFRAAGAHPVLQVRDEIVDIFLRLGYSVADGPEIETAYYNFEALNIPAGHPAREEQDTLYLDIPGGEYLLRTHTSPVQIHCMERQRPPLRVIVPGKVYRRDAPDASHSPNFQQIEGLAVDEDLTLGDLKGTLERFAQEFFGSGTSIATRLRPSYFQFTEPSAELDVACIFCHGAGCRTCKQTGWIEVLGCGMVDPAVFGNVGYDPERYSGFAFGMGIERLAMLRYGIDDIQRFYSGDIRFLEQFR, from the coding sequence ATGCTCGCCGACTTCCACGCTGCGCTCGCGCACGCCTCCGACCGCGATGCCTGGCTCTCGCGCAAGCGCGGCCTCATCACCCTCCTCAACGACAACTGGCTCCGCCCCGCTCCCAAAGAATTCAAACGCTCCCTGGGCGCGCGCCTCAACGCCCTCCGCCACGCAACGGAAGTGCACTTTGCCGCTGCCGTCGCCAAAGGCGACGGCACCCTGCGTAGCGCGCAGCGCGAAGCACGGCCCCCTGAAGTCGATGTAACCCTCCCGCCTCCGGACTTCCGCGCTGCCGGGGCGCATCCGGTTTTGCAGGTCCGCGACGAAATCGTCGACATCTTCCTCCGCCTCGGCTACAGCGTCGCCGATGGCCCCGAAATCGAGACGGCTTATTACAACTTCGAAGCCTTGAACATCCCCGCTGGCCACCCCGCCCGCGAAGAGCAAGACACGCTGTACCTCGATATCCCCGGCGGCGAATATCTGCTCCGCACCCACACCTCGCCCGTGCAAATTCATTGCATGGAGCGCCAGCGCCCACCGCTGCGCGTCATCGTCCCCGGCAAGGTCTACCGCCGCGATGCCCCCGACGCCTCGCATTCGCCCAACTTCCAGCAGATCGAAGGTCTCGCCGTCGATGAAGACCTTACCCTCGGCGATCTCAAAGGCACGCTCGAGCGTTTCGCCCAGGAATTCTTCGGCTCCGGCACATCGATCGCCACCCGCCTCCGCCCCTCTTATTTCCAGTTCACCGAACCCAGCGCCGAGCTCGACGTCGCCTGCATCTTCTGCCACGGCGCCGGCTGCCGCACCTGCAAGCAGACCGGCTGGATCGAAGTCCTCGGCTGCGGCATGGTCGATCCCGCCGTCTTCGGCAACGTCGGCTACGATCCCGAGCGTTACAGCGGCTTCGCCTTCGGCATGGGCATCGAGCGCCTCGCCATGCTCCGCTACGGCATCGACGACATCCAGCGCTTCTACAGCGGCGACATCCGCTTCCTGGAGCAATTCCGATGA